TGCGGGCCTGCTCGATCTGGATGAGCATGCCGCGACTGACGCCGGCCCGGGCGGCGAGCGTCTCCAGGGTGAAGCCGCGCTCCCCGCGCCAGCGCTTGACGTTGCGCGCCAGGGACTGGGTCAGCAGGTCGAGGTCCGCCACGTTCCGTCCAGATCCTTGTCCACTGTTTCGGGTGCCGCGGTGCAGTCCGTCGGCATACGGTCGGCTGCACCCGGACGTTCACCGCACTGTACTGCGGGGCGACCGGACCATGACAGCGCCGTCCGCCCTGGCCACCAGCCTTCCGTGAGGTCCGGCCGACTTCGGCGGCGGTGCCGGGTTCCCTTTCCGGCGACGGGCCGAACCGGGCGAACGCTCAGCTCTCGGCGGCCGGTTCCGCGACCCTGCCCGCCGGTCCGGCCCGGTCGTCCAGCTCGGCGAGGCGTGCCACCGCCTCGTCGTCCAGCTGCGACAGCGCCCGCAGCTCCCCCGGCGTGACCCCGGCGGGGATCGGCACCGGAGCCGGGGTCCGCAGCGGCGGCTGCCAGCCCTCCTCGGGCGTCCAGCGCCGTACGACGCGGGCGGGCGCGCCCGCCACCACGGCGTGGTCGGGCACCGCGCCCCGGACCACGGCTCCGGCCGCCACCACCACGTTCCGCCCGATCCGCGCGCCGGGCAGGATCACCGCACCGGTGCCGACCCAGCAGCCGGAGCCGATCTCCACCGGGTCCATCCTGGGCCACTGCTTGCCGATGGGCTGGTGCGGATCGTCGTAGGAGTGGTTGGTGGACGTGACGTAGACGTACGGGCCGAAGTAGCAGTCGCTGCCGATGCTGACCGTGGTGTCCGCGATGACGTGGCTGCCGCGCCCGAGGACGACCCCGTCGCCGATGCGCAGGATCGGCTCGGGGCCGAGGTCCAGGTCCGGCATGAGGCCTGCGGTGAGGGTGACCTGCTCGCCGATGATGCAGTGGGCGCCCACGTGGATCCAGGGCTCGCCGAAGACCGTGCCGAGCGGGAAGGCCAGTCGGGTGCCCGTGCCCAGGGCGCCGAAGCGGAAGCGGCCGGGGTGCGCGGCGGTGACGGAGCCGGTGCGCTGCACCCAGGCCCAGCCCGCGTGGACGGCCCGCTGCGCGAGGCGGCTTCGCCAGGACGAGAACGTGTTCTTGCGCTTCGGCACCCGCTCACGGTAGTCGGCGCGCGGTGCGGGCACGGTGCGGGAGTGCTGTGATCTTCACCCCACCGGGTGGCGTACGGTGCCGTACATCACCCGAGCAGGAGGCGATGATGACGCAGAAGGCGCTGATCACGGGCATCGGTGGCAGGGAACCGAAGGTGGACGCGGAGGCCTTCGTGGCGCCGACGTCCTCGATCGTGGGGGACGTGACGCTGCACGCGGGGGCGAGCGTCTGGTACGGGGCGGTGCTGCGCGGCGACGTCGAGCGGATCTCCGTCGGCGCGAGCAGCAACATCCAGGACAACTGCACGCTCCACGCCGACCCGGGCTTCCCCGTCACCGTCGGCGAGCGGGTCTCCGTCGGGCACAACGCCGTGGTCCACGGAGCGACCGTCGAGGACGACTGCCTGATCGGCATGGGCGCCACGGTCCTCAACGGCGCGGTGATCGGCGCCGGTTCGCTGGTCGCGGCCCAGGCCCTGGTCCCGCAGGGGATGCGGGTGCCCCCGGGTTCACTGGTCGCCGGGGTGCCGGCGAAGGTGAAGCGGGAGCTGACGGAGGAGGAGCGTCAGGGGGTCACGCTGAACGGCACCATGTACGCGGCCCTTGCCGTGGAGCACCGGGCGGCGGTGGGAGAGGGCCGGTAGCGGGGAGGACAGGAGCGGCCCGCGCCCCGAGGCGTGCGCCGCTACTCGGCGGCGGCGGCGAGCGGCTGGGCCCGCTTCGCCTTCCTCTTCAGGACCAGCATCGAGGTCACACCGATGGCCACGGCGAGCACGAGGCCCAGCCAGGAGAACCGCTTCAGCCAGGACTCGGCGACGACGCCGACGTAATAGATGACCGCGGTGGTGCCGCCCGCCCAGACGATGCCGCCGAGGACGTTGGCGATCAGGAACTTCCAGTACGGCATCCGCAGCACACCGGCCAGCGGGCCGGCGAAGATGCGCAGCAGGGCGACGAAGCGGCCGAAGAAGACGGCCCACATGCCCCACTTCTGGAAGGAGCGTTCGGCGGTGGCGATGTGCCCCTCGCTGAAGTGCCTGGGGAACCTGCGGCCCAGCCGGGCCAGCAGTGGCCGGCCGCCCTTGCGGCCGATGGCGTACCCGATGGAGTCGCCGATCACCGCACCCGTGCTGGCGCAGACCCCCAGGACCAGCGGGTCGACGCCGCCGTGCTGGGAGGACAGCAGGGCCGCCGAGACCAGGATGATCTCGCCCGGCAACGGGATGCCCAGACTCTCCAGAGCGATGACGAGTCCGACGACGGCGTACACGGCCGCCGCGGGCACCGTGTCGAGCCACTCCTGGACGTGCAAGGCCACACCCTCCGATTCGCACCCCTGCTGCGTTCCGGGTGGGCCTTCCGCCGCTTCCCGGGTCTCCTGGATCGAGGAGACCCGGGAAGCCTACCGGTTCACCGGGCGTCAGCCGTTGGGGCGCAGGGTCCAGGTGACGGTCATCTCGCCGGTCACCGCGCCGTCCTCCCGCTGGATGGCGACGCTCACCGGGAACTCCGGGCGGCTGCCCGCGTCCAGCTCCGCGACCACGTCGGCGACGGGGCGGCCCAGCGTCGCGGTGGCCGTGACCGGCCCGAGCGCGATCTTCTTGAAGGCGATCTCCGCGGTGACCGGCAACGGCACCGCCCGGGAGAGCTGGTCGCCGAAGGCTGCCAGCACGATCGCGCCGCTCGCCGACTCGCCGAGCGTGAACATGGCTCCGGCGTGGGGTCCGCCGACGTGGTTGCGGTACTCGCTCTGGTCCGGCAGGGCCAGCACGGCCTTCTCCGGAGTGGTCTCCAGGTACTCGAGGTTCAGGGTCCTGACCATCGGCACCGTGGCGGCGAGCAACTCGCCGATCGACATCTGATCTGCGCTCATGGCAGCAGGTTACCCACGAGTAGCAATCGAGGGCCAGGCGTCCGGGGGGATCGCCGCGGGCTCGTCCGCCACTTCGGTACGTCCCTGACAAGGCCCGGTGACCGAATCGTGTCCTGGGCGGCATTAGGGTGACTGCTCATGTGGCCAGGACAGCAGCCGCCCGGGGGCGAGCAGAACCCGCAGAACAATCCGTACCAGCAGCCGGGGTACCAGCAGCCGAATCCCTATCAGCAGCCGGGATACCAGCAGCAGCCCGGCCCGTACGGGCAGCAGCAGTGGGGCGCTCCGCAGCCCCCGACGGCTCCGCAGCCGTCCGCGGGCGGAGGCGGCGGTGGCGGCAACCGGACCAAGGTGGTCGCGATCGTCGCGGCGCTCGCCGTGGTGGTGGCCGCCGGCGTCA
This region of Streptomyces ambofaciens ATCC 23877 genomic DNA includes:
- a CDS encoding DedA family protein, which produces MHVQEWLDTVPAAAVYAVVGLVIALESLGIPLPGEIILVSAALLSSQHGGVDPLVLGVCASTGAVIGDSIGYAIGRKGGRPLLARLGRRFPRHFSEGHIATAERSFQKWGMWAVFFGRFVALLRIFAGPLAGVLRMPYWKFLIANVLGGIVWAGGTTAVIYYVGVVAESWLKRFSWLGLVLAVAIGVTSMLVLKRKAKRAQPLAAAAE
- a CDS encoding acyltransferase, whose product is MPKRKNTFSSWRSRLAQRAVHAGWAWVQRTGSVTAAHPGRFRFGALGTGTRLAFPLGTVFGEPWIHVGAHCIIGEQVTLTAGLMPDLDLGPEPILRIGDGVVLGRGSHVIADTTVSIGSDCYFGPYVYVTSTNHSYDDPHQPIGKQWPRMDPVEIGSGCWVGTGAVILPGARIGRNVVVAAGAVVRGAVPDHAVVAGAPARVVRRWTPEEGWQPPLRTPAPVPIPAGVTPGELRALSQLDDEAVARLAELDDRAGPAGRVAEPAAES
- a CDS encoding gamma carbonic anhydrase family protein yields the protein MTQKALITGIGGREPKVDAEAFVAPTSSIVGDVTLHAGASVWYGAVLRGDVERISVGASSNIQDNCTLHADPGFPVTVGERVSVGHNAVVHGATVEDDCLIGMGATVLNGAVIGAGSLVAAQALVPQGMRVPPGSLVAGVPAKVKRELTEEERQGVTLNGTMYAALAVEHRAAVGEGR
- a CDS encoding DUF4442 domain-containing protein, giving the protein MSIGELLAATVPMVRTLNLEYLETTPEKAVLALPDQSEYRNHVGGPHAGAMFTLGESASGAIVLAAFGDQLSRAVPLPVTAEIAFKKIALGPVTATATLGRPVADVVAELDAGSRPEFPVSVAIQREDGAVTGEMTVTWTLRPNG